From the Actinomadura luzonensis genome, the window TGCGCAGACTGTTGGCGCTCGGCGTGGCGGCCCTGCTGCCCTTAACCAACGTCTCGGCCGCCCACGCCCAGGACCCGGCCGACCGCCAGGCCGCCTTCGCCGCCGCCGCGGCGGAGTACCAGGTGCCCGAGAGCGTGCTGCTCGGCGTCTCCTACCTGGAGTCGCGGTGGGACGCCCACGCGGGCAAGCCCTCCAGCGACGCCGGGTTCGGCCCCATGCACCTCACGGACGCGGCCGCGTACACCGGGTCGAACCACCACGACGCGGGCGAGGAGGACGCCCGCGGCGACGAGACCCGGCCTCTGCCCGCGCCCGTCACGCCGCCGGCGCCCGCGGAGATCCCCGCGCGCCTGCGCACCATGGAACGGGCCGCCGCGCTCACCGGCGAGAGCCACGAGCGGCTGCGCACCGACGACGCCGCCAACATCCGGGGCGGCGCGGCCCTGCTGGCCGACTACCAGAAGTCCCTCGGCGCGCCGCTCAGCGACGACCCCGGCGAGTGGTACGGCGCCGTCGCCAAGTACTCGGGCGCCGACGAGAGCGACGCCGCCGAGTTCTTCGCCGACGAGGTCTTCTCGGTGATCTCCGAGGGCGTCGAGCGCACCACCGACGACGGCGAGCGGGTCCGGCTGCCCGCCGTGAGCGACCTGCACAAGATCGTGAAGTGGCTGGAGAAGCTGGGGCTGCGCCCGCCCCGCACCGACGGCGTCGAGTGCCCGGCCTCGATCTCCTGCGAGTGGATCCCGTCGGCCTACCAGGAGCTGCCGCCGGACGACTACGGCCACTACGACCTGGCGAACCGTCCGTTGAGCCAGAAGGTGGACTACATCATCATCCACGACATGGAGGGATATTTCCTACCCTCCATCAAACTCAACCAGGACCCGAACTACGGCGCGAGCTGGCACTACTCGGTCCGCTCCAGTGACGGCCACATCGCCCAGCACATCAAGACCAAGGACGTCGGCTGGCAGGCCGGCAACTGGTACATCAACGCCAAGTCCATCGGCATCGAGCACGAGGGCTTCCTCGCCGAGGGCAGCACCTGGTACACCGAGGCGATGTACCGCTCCTCCGCCCGCCTGGTCCGCTACCTCGCGTTGCGGCACGGCGTGCCGCTGGACCGCGCGCACATCCTGGGCCACGACAACGTCCCCGGCACCCTGCCGACCACCGTGCGCGGCATGCACGAGGACCCGGGCCCGTTCTGGGACTGGGCGCACTACATGCAGCTCATGGGCGCGCCGCTGCACCAGTTCGGCGGCCCGCGCAGCGGCAGCGTCATGATCAAGCCGGACTTCGCCACGAACAAGCCCTACTTCTACGGCTGCGACCGCAAGAACCCCGAGGCCGCCTGCCCGCCGCTGCCCGCCGGCACCGTCTGGCTGCGCACCGAGCCGCGCGCCGACGCCCCGCTGGTCAAGGACATCGGCAAGCACCCGACCGGCGAGTCGCTCTACAGCGTCTACGACCACAGCGCCCGCGCCAGCACCGGCCAGCGCTTCGCCGTCGCCGAGCGCCAGGGCGACTGGACGGCCGTCTGGTACCTCGGCCAGAAGGCCTGGTTCCACAACCCGGCCGCCGCGCCGACCGCGATCCCGTCAGCCGGCCTGGTCGTGACGCCGAAGGCGGGCAAGGCCACGGTCCCGGTGTACGGCCGGGCCTATCCCGAGCAGGAGGCCTACCCCGAGGGCATCCCCTACCAGGCGGTGACGCCGCTGCAGTACACGTTCTCGGCGGGCGAGAAGTACACCCTCGCCGGGCCGGCGGCCGCCGAGTACTACCGGGCGGTCACCTTCAACCTGGAGGACCACAAGGTGGTACGGGGCCGGACGAAGTACCTGGAGATCCAGTTCGGCCACCGCGTGATGTACGTCAAGGCTGACGACGTGGATGTGACGTTCTCCGGGTGAACTCCTTGACCGCCTGACGGGTGCTGGCCAGCGCCTCCTGCGAGGAGTCGTAGGTGCGCTGGGCCACCCCCACGAACAGGCAGTCGACGACGAGGAGCTGGCTGATCCTGCTGGCCAGGGCGCCGGGACGGAACTCCGTCTCGCGCCCGGCCGAGATGAGCACGTGCTCGGCCAGCTCCGCGATCGACGAGCGCGGGTTGTTGGTGATCGCCACCGTGGTGGCGCCCGCCTCCTTGGCCCGGGTCAGCGGCTCGATCACGTCGGGCGTCTCGCCGGAGGTGCTGATGCCGATCGCGACGTCGCCGGGCCTGAGCAGCACGGCGCTGGTCAGCGCGAGGTGGGCGTCCTGGAAGGCGTGGCTGGACAGGCCGATGCGCAGCAGCTTCTGGGCGACGTCCTCGGCCACCAGGCCGGAGGCGCTGACCCCGTAGGCGTCGATCCGGCGGGCGCCGACGATCGCGTCCACGACCAGGCCGAGCCGTTCGCTGGTGAGCTGCGCGACCGTGTCGTTGATCGCCTCGGACTCGGCCCGCGCGACCTTCTGGATGACCGCCGACAGCGGGTCGTCGGGGGCGAGGTCGCCGGGCACCAGCCGGTCGGGCTGCGCCGCGGCGGCCGCGAGCGCCAGCCGGAGCTGCGGGTAGCCGGCGAACCCGAGCAGCCGGGCGGTGCGCACGATCGTGGCCTCGCTGGTGCCCGAGGCGGCGCTGAGCTCCGTGATGGTGCTCCGCGCCACCGTCGCCGGGTCCTCCAGGATGAGCCGGGCCACGGTCTGGGCGGCCGGCGTCAGGGACGGCAGCACACCGCGGACCGTGGCCACCAGAGTGTCGGCC encodes:
- a CDS encoding N-acetylmuramoyl-L-alanine amidase, whose protein sequence is MRRLLALGVAALLPLTNVSAAHAQDPADRQAAFAAAAAEYQVPESVLLGVSYLESRWDAHAGKPSSDAGFGPMHLTDAAAYTGSNHHDAGEEDARGDETRPLPAPVTPPAPAEIPARLRTMERAAALTGESHERLRTDDAANIRGGAALLADYQKSLGAPLSDDPGEWYGAVAKYSGADESDAAEFFADEVFSVISEGVERTTDDGERVRLPAVSDLHKIVKWLEKLGLRPPRTDGVECPASISCEWIPSAYQELPPDDYGHYDLANRPLSQKVDYIIIHDMEGYFLPSIKLNQDPNYGASWHYSVRSSDGHIAQHIKTKDVGWQAGNWYINAKSIGIEHEGFLAEGSTWYTEAMYRSSARLVRYLALRHGVPLDRAHILGHDNVPGTLPTTVRGMHEDPGPFWDWAHYMQLMGAPLHQFGGPRSGSVMIKPDFATNKPYFYGCDRKNPEAACPPLPAGTVWLRTEPRADAPLVKDIGKHPTGESLYSVYDHSARASTGQRFAVAERQGDWTAVWYLGQKAWFHNPAAAPTAIPSAGLVVTPKAGKATVPVYGRAYPEQEAYPEGIPYQAVTPLQYTFSAGEKYTLAGPAAAEYYRAVTFNLEDHKVVRGRTKYLEIQFGHRVMYVKADDVDVTFSG
- a CDS encoding MurR/RpiR family transcriptional regulator, whose product is MDDSGNNGLRADTLVATVRGVLPSLTPAAQTVARLILEDPATVARSTITELSAASGTSEATIVRTARLLGFAGYPQLRLALAAAAAQPDRLVPGDLAPDDPLSAVIQKVARAESEAINDTVAQLTSERLGLVVDAIVGARRIDAYGVSASGLVAEDVAQKLLRIGLSSHAFQDAHLALTSAVLLRPGDVAIGISTSGETPDVIEPLTRAKEAGATTVAITNNPRSSIAELAEHVLISAGRETEFRPGALASRISQLLVVDCLFVGVAQRTYDSSQEALASTRQAVKEFTRRTSHPRRQP